One window of Papaver somniferum cultivar HN1 chromosome 9, ASM357369v1, whole genome shotgun sequence genomic DNA carries:
- the LOC113311580 gene encoding uncharacterized protein LOC113311580 translates to MDDIVLTGSSTSYCKELISTLSSSFPLKNLGPLHFFLGLEVKHNSSGLFVCQTKYALDLLDKTQMVGAKSCSPPSSATTKLSANDEELLENPTEYRSLVGVLQYLTWTRTEISFVVNRVCQFMHQPITSHFCVAKRILRYVKGTIDHGLFFSKGLSTLQGFSDTDWAGSPNDRRSISGFCIFFGHNPISWSAKKQTTVACSSTEA, encoded by the coding sequence ATGGATGATATTGTCCTTACAGGCTCTTCTACTTCTTACTGTAAGGAATTGATATCTACTTTAAGCAGCTCATTTCCACTAAAAAATCTTGGCCCACTTCATTTTTTTCTGGGTCTTGAGGTGAAACACAACTCTAGTGGTCTTTTTGTGTGTCAAACCAAATATGCATTGGATCTTCTGGACAAAACACAAATGGTGGGTGCTAAGAGTTGTTCTCCTCCTTCTTCCGCAACAACCAAACTTAGTGCTAATGATGAAGAACTCTTAGAGAACCCTACAGAATATCGCTCTCTTGTAGGTGTTCTTCAGTATCTTACTTGGACACGTACAGAAATTAGCTTTGTTGTGAATCGGGTGTGCCAGTTCATGCATCAGcctattacttctcatttttgtgTTGCTAAGAGAATTTTACGATATGTAAAAGGCACCATTGATCATGGTTTATTCTTCTCCAAAGGTTTGTCTACTTTGCAAGGCTTCAGTGATACAGATTGGGCCGGTTCTCCAAATGACAGACGCTCCATTAGTGGTTTTTGCATCTTTTTTGGTCACAATCCCATCTCATGGTCAGCTAAAAAACAAACCACTGTTGCGTGTTCAAGTACTGAGGCATAA